A genomic window from Bacteroidales bacterium includes:
- a CDS encoding VOC family protein — MKSISPNIFVKDINETIDFYKQLGFSLTTTVPEEGDLIFALMTCGNVKFMFQTFESLGDELTTISRQNGGSLLLYIQTNDITKFFDQIKDKVKVIKELEKTFYGATEFSIEDNNGYLLTFAEDEK, encoded by the coding sequence ATGAAATCAATATCACCGAACATTTTTGTAAAAGACATTAACGAGACTATTGACTTTTACAAACAATTAGGATTTAGTTTGACAACTACAGTTCCTGAAGAAGGAGACCTCATTTTTGCATTGATGACTTGCGGAAACGTAAAATTTATGTTTCAAACTTTTGAGAGTTTGGGCGATGAATTAACAACCATATCAAGACAAAATGGAGGCTCATTGTTGTTATATATTCAAACCAATGATATTACGAAGTTCTTTGACCAAATTAAAGACAAAGTAAAAGTTATCAAAGAACTTGAAAAAACGTTTTACGGTGCAACTGAGTTTTCTATTGAAGATAATAATGGCTATTTGCTGACTTTTGCCGAAGATGAAAAATAA
- a CDS encoding cobalamin B12-binding domain-containing protein — protein sequence MSFIQFDRKINKLMLVFPPTTLNGVGMEDSFPPNGLLSIANYLNENKPEIEIRVVDGSVTPFDKIVNNIKDFCPDIVGFSILLGNYSNAKKLLKVAKDVEAITVVGNHHAKYLFNLVQDNPTFDIPHLDYIIEGKRGEYSLLSLINAIENNFSLENIESLAYKSEKYFRTNSVRKKYPKIKNRTFPSFKFIDDFSPYFESYSKIFRNFHEKPDELKQININYIEGCRQGCSEPCIYCCLKDHKIDFLSPADYWKNIQDRIELGFNYFFETCNSLSSLQFSKYNGSNYLESLANSIPSSIAGKFNMMVYARADEINTSTINAFKKIGVHRVIFGFDSGDDIVLKNGIHKKDILSNSNINAARILNSEGIQIYACYVPGSESESNDSLKRTYEQIQKLLELRNTSVIEFTSLAPMPGSSAWKSISTSYIDKYGLSDEIDIQHLAQKWIEEKAPNITWDMVQEYKENIRIITISKNKIFGGYY from the coding sequence ATGAGCTTCATACAGTTTGATAGAAAGATAAATAAGCTAATGCTAGTTTTCCCTCCAACTACTTTAAATGGAGTAGGGATGGAAGATAGTTTTCCACCCAATGGTCTTTTATCAATCGCTAATTATTTAAATGAGAATAAACCTGAAATTGAAATAAGAGTTGTTGATGGATCTGTAACTCCTTTTGATAAAATTGTTAATAACATCAAAGATTTTTGTCCTGATATTGTTGGATTTAGCATTTTACTTGGAAATTATTCAAATGCTAAAAAACTATTGAAAGTTGCAAAAGATGTCGAAGCAATTACAGTAGTTGGAAATCATCATGCAAAATATCTCTTTAACTTGGTTCAGGATAATCCAACTTTTGATATTCCGCATCTGGATTATATTATTGAAGGGAAAAGAGGTGAGTACTCACTTTTATCCTTAATAAATGCCATTGAAAATAACTTCTCCTTAGAAAATATCGAATCATTAGCATATAAATCAGAAAAATATTTCAGAACCAATAGTGTACGGAAAAAGTATCCAAAAATTAAAAATAGGACTTTCCCGAGTTTTAAGTTCATAGATGATTTTTCACCATATTTTGAATCCTATTCAAAAATATTCAGGAACTTCCATGAAAAACCAGATGAATTAAAGCAAATCAATATCAACTATATTGAAGGGTGCCGACAAGGTTGCTCGGAACCGTGTATCTATTGCTGCCTTAAGGATCATAAAATAGATTTTCTTTCTCCAGCCGACTACTGGAAAAATATTCAGGATCGAATTGAACTTGGATTTAACTATTTTTTTGAAACATGTAATAGTCTCTCCTCTTTACAATTTAGCAAATACAATGGATCAAACTATTTAGAAAGTTTGGCTAACTCAATTCCAAGTTCAATTGCTGGCAAATTTAATATGATGGTTTATGCAAGAGCTGATGAAATTAATACTTCAACAATTAATGCATTCAAGAAAATAGGTGTGCATCGTGTAATATTTGGTTTTGATTCGGGAGATGATATTGTGTTAAAAAATGGCATACACAAAAAAGACATTTTATCGAACTCAAACATTAATGCGGCTCGCATACTTAATTCAGAAGGAATACAAATTTATGCATGTTATGTGCCAGGCAGTGAGTCTGAATCTAACGACAGTTTAAAAAGAACATACGAACAAATTCAGAAACTTTTAGAATTAAGGAACACAAGCGTTATTGAATTTACATCACTTGCTCCTATGCCTGGTAGTTCTGCATGGAAATCTATTTCCACAAGTTATATAGATAAATATGGTCTTTCAGATGAAATTGACATCCAACATCTTGCACAAAAATGGATCGAAGAAAAAGCTCCAAATATTACATGGGATATGGTTCAAGAATACAAAGAAAATATTAGGATAATTACTATTTCTAAAAACAAAATTTTTGGTGGGTATTATTAA
- a CDS encoding sodium:solute symporter family protein, with translation MSMKIFAINRQNTTGILVFATLAASFLGPGFTFGLSEQGFNSGLLFFFVYLGFTLQTILIGIFVAPKLRKYKAAYTVGDIVGFHYGKAARLFTGLISMLYCAGIVGIVGQVSGLLLQSTLNIQYEWGVILTTLVVVLYALGGMRTILFTDFFQFLMLALPISIFSIILYFKVPDISIIAANLPVSFNNPFNSVSGIEFIGLFAGFFLGETLVPPYTTRAFVSKDSKSAGSGFYLAGVFSLLWFAMVVSIGIIARALFPEINASDSFLTMANNYLPVGLLGFLMVAIISIVMSTQDTYLQSAAVSFVRDIIQTLKKEASEQEMLLYTRITTFLIGVLGVIFAINAQGIIKALLLNYTFWAPTIVLPLILAILIPNKVKPLAGLVSILTGGISVALWEWVFHSPFGISSLIVGVIMNQVGFWLIQLLVKSESTGAFLQKSSGCTGITSKI, from the coding sequence ATGTCAATGAAAATTTTTGCTATTAATAGGCAAAATACTACTGGTATTCTTGTTTTTGCAACATTAGCTGCATCATTCTTGGGACCGGGATTTACATTCGGCTTATCAGAACAAGGCTTTAATTCCGGTTTACTTTTCTTTTTTGTTTATTTGGGTTTTACTTTGCAGACCATTCTTATAGGGATATTTGTAGCGCCAAAACTCAGAAAATATAAGGCGGCCTATACTGTTGGTGATATTGTAGGTTTCCACTATGGTAAAGCTGCAAGATTATTTACTGGTTTAATTTCAATGCTATATTGTGCAGGTATTGTTGGTATTGTTGGTCAAGTGTCTGGTTTGTTGTTGCAAAGTACCTTAAATATTCAATACGAATGGGGAGTTATTTTAACAACCTTAGTTGTTGTGTTGTATGCTTTAGGTGGGATGAGAACTATTCTCTTTACAGATTTCTTTCAATTTCTAATGTTGGCTTTACCAATCTCCATTTTTAGCATTATTCTTTATTTCAAAGTCCCTGATATTTCTATAATCGCAGCAAATCTTCCAGTGAGCTTCAATAATCCCTTTAATTCTGTTTCAGGAATTGAATTTATAGGATTATTTGCTGGTTTTTTTCTTGGTGAAACACTAGTCCCACCCTACACAACACGCGCATTTGTTTCAAAAGATTCAAAAAGTGCTGGAAGCGGATTTTACCTGGCTGGAGTTTTTAGTTTACTATGGTTTGCCATGGTTGTTTCTATCGGAATCATTGCCCGGGCTTTATTTCCAGAAATAAATGCAAGTGATTCCTTCTTAACAATGGCTAATAATTATTTACCTGTTGGCCTATTAGGTTTTCTAATGGTTGCTATAATAAGCATTGTAATGTCAACACAGGACACATATTTGCAATCGGCAGCTGTGTCCTTTGTCAGAGATATTATACAAACTTTGAAAAAGGAAGCTAGTGAACAAGAAATGCTGCTTTACACTAGAATTACAACTTTCCTAATTGGAGTGCTCGGTGTTATATTTGCTATAAATGCACAGGGTATAATAAAGGCATTATTATTAAACTATACTTTCTGGGCACCAACAATTGTACTCCCATTAATATTGGCGATATTAATTCCAAACAAGGTAAAGCCTCTTGCTGGTTTAGTTTCAATATTAACTGGAGGTATTTCTGTTGCATTATGGGAATGGGTATTTCACAGTCCGTTTGGCATTAGTTCATTAATTGTAGGCGTAATTATGAATCAGGTTGGATTCTGGTTAATACAATTATTAGTAAAATCAGAAAGTACTGGTGCATTTTTACAAAAAAGTTCAGGCTGTACAGGTATTACATCAAAAATTTAA